The DNA sequence GAAGAACCGCCCCGCCACCAGCCCGAACAACCCGTCCAAGCCACCGGCCCACGCCTCGAGACCCTCCTCCACATACACAAGATCAAAGCCTAGCCTAGAGATATCACGAACTGCGGCTGGAGTACTAGTACTGCAACGGCACCTGCGGCGTTTCGCCAGGCGCCTGACCCCTTCGGTATCGTCGGTGATTCGGATCACTGCGCGTTGCGTGTGCCGCGACGGCACAGTGTCGGTTGGGCGCATCGTTGCACCCGGCAGAAGGAACACTGATGGCACCGTCCACGCCCGCTCATCCCGACCTGATCGCGGTCGAGGATCTGTTCGCCCTGCCCGCGCACAGCAAGGCGGTGCTGTCTCCGGACGGCACCCGGATCGCCTATCTGGCGCCGTGGAGCGACCGGCTCAACGTGTGGGTGCGTGACCTCGGTGCGGTCGACGGCGTCGACGGCGAGCCACGCCGGGTCACCGCGGACCGGACCCGCAACATCCTGAGCTTTGCCTGGACCGCGGACTCGCGGTGGTTGCTCTACGCCCAGGACGACGGCGGCGACGAGAACTTCCACCTGTTCCGGGTCGAGGTGACTCGGCCGGACCGCCCGGTGGTGGATCTGACCCCGTATCCAGGGGCCAGGGTTCTGAAGTGGGATCAGCCGGTCGCGCGACCGGGGACAGTGCTGTTGCAGATCAACCAGCGTCGGGTCGACGAGATGGACCTGGCGGAGCTGGACGTGGCCACCGGCGAACTGACCGTGCTGGCTCAGAACCCGGGCCAGGTGATGGACTGGTCGCAGCCCCCGACGGGCGGCTGGTCGTCCAGATGCTGGCCGCTGACGGCACGATCGTCGTGGCGCGCTGGAACGACGGCGCCCCGGAGACCATCGCCGAGTTCTCCGGCCGCGATCACCTCTACGGACTGGTCCCCGGGGAGCTGACCGCGGACGGGTCCGGCATGTGGTTCGGCTCCTACACCGGGTCCGACCGGATGCGGCTGGCCCGACTCGACCTGACCACCGGGGTCGAGACCGAGGTCGACAGCCATCCCGAGCTGGACCTGGACGCGCTGCGCCGCGCAGTGTTGCAGGGGGTCAGACAGACCGAGTCACCGCTGATCCGCCACCGGCACACCGGGGAGCTGCTGGGGGTGCGATACCTCGGTGAGCGCCAGGTCATCCACGCGTTGGACCCGCACTTCGCCGATGTACTGGCCAAGGTCGAGCAGTTGTCCGACGGCGATCTGGAAGCGATCTCCACCGACGACACCGGCACCCGCTGGGTGGTGTCGTTCACCCACGACCGCGACCCGGACCGCACCTGGCTCTACGACCACTCCACGGGCGCGTCGCGGCTGCTGTTCGCCGACGACCCACGCCTGGACCCGGCCGCGCTGGCCCCGATGACGCCGGTGACGATCACCGCCCGCGACGGGCGGGCGCTGCCGTCGTACCTGACCCTGCCGGTCGCGACCGAGCCGACGACCCTGCCGTTGGTGCTGTTGGTGCACGGCGGACCCTGGTACCGCGACGCCTGGGGGTTCGGCCCGCAGACGCAGCTGTTGGCCAACCGCGGCTACGCGGTCCTCCAGGTCAACTTCCGGGGTTCGGTCGGCTACGGCAATGCTCACACTCAGGCGGCGGTCGGGGAGTTCGCGGGGGCGATGCACGACGATCTGATCGACGCGGTGAACTGGGCGGTGGGCCGCGGCCTGGCGGATCCGGAGCGGATCGGGATCGTCGGGGGCTCCTACGGCGGGTACGCGACGCTGGTCGCGGTGAGCTTCACTCCGGATGTGTTCGCCGCCGCCGTGGACTACGTCGGGATCTCCGACCTGGTGTCCTTCGCGAAAAGTGTGCCGCCGTTCGTCCGCAGGAACCTGACCAACTTCTGGGGCCGTTACGTCGGTGATCCGGACGTCCCCGAGCAGGCTGCGGACATGGCGGCCCGGTCCCCGATCCACCGGGCCGACCGGATCCGC is a window from the Pseudonocardia sp. HH130629-09 genome containing:
- a CDS encoding TolB family protein, coding for MAPSTPAHPDLIAVEDLFALPAHSKAVLSPDGTRIAYLAPWSDRLNVWVRDLGAVDGVDGEPRRVTADRTRNILSFAWTADSRWLLYAQDDGGDENFHLFRVEVTRPDRPVVDLTPYPGARVLKWDQPVARPGTVLLQINQRRVDEMDLAELDVATGELTVLAQNPGQVMDWSQPPTGGWSSRCWPLTARSSWRAGTTAPRRPSPSSPAAITSTDWSPGS
- a CDS encoding alpha/beta hydrolase family protein, which codes for MLAADGTIVVARWNDGAPETIAEFSGRDHLYGLVPGELTADGSGMWFGSYTGSDRMRLARLDLTTGVETEVDSHPELDLDALRRAVLQGVRQTESPLIRHRHTGELLGVRYLGERQVIHALDPHFADVLAKVEQLSDGDLEAISTDDTGTRWVVSFTHDRDPDRTWLYDHSTGASRLLFADDPRLDPAALAPMTPVTITARDGRALPSYLTLPVATEPTTLPLVLLVHGGPWYRDAWGFGPQTQLLANRGYAVLQVNFRGSVGYGNAHTQAAVGEFAGAMHDDLIDAVNWAVGRGLADPERIGIVGGSYGGYATLVAVSFTPDVFAAAVDYVGISDLVSFAKSVPPFVRRNLTNFWGRYVGDPDVPEQAADMAARSPIHRADRIRTPLLVVQGANDVRVVRAESDTIVAALRDRDVEVEYLVKDDEGHGFVNPQNQIDFHRATERFLARHLGGRTDAEPAPHRSHRNDLP